The stretch of DNA GAAGAGTAAAATAAATTTATGTTGATATTAACTTTTCTTCGCAGATTAAAGCAGAGGAAATACAATGGTGACGACATATACGCAGAGTCTAAGCGTGAGATTAGAGTTGACCTCACACAATAAACTACTGATTTTGTGCTGGGAGTAGTGTTGGGCGTCTATTTTGCCCGCTCATTCGCTGACAGACTGGGTGACAAACCGCTCATAATCAATACCGTTGATCCAGGATTCTGTAATTCCTCCATTGGACGATACAAGAAAGGGGTCGATTCGTTCATCTTTGGTCTTCTTTCGAAAGCGATCGGACGGACCCCAGAGGAAGGGAGTCGGCAACTTGTATGGGCAGCCGTTGGTGGTGAGAACGAAAAGGGGCGTCTACGAGGAGCATTCGTGGACATGGCGTCAAAGGTAGGTAGCTTAAGCGCCTATGGAGAGAGTGAAGCAGGCCGCACTGCTCAGGACAAATTATGGGTACGTAAATCTGTGCACTTGTGCAAATTATCGGCGAATTTTGTTACCTAACTTGAAACGGTTTTTCAAGGATAATCTCATTGAAGAACTGACTCAAATCAATTCAAATGTCCAGATATATGCCAAAAAATACTTAAGTGGACCAGTTTAGTGTGTCATGTTAATGTAATGTTCGATAGAGCAATAATCCCGAGTTATATTGCAGATTCATGGGCATCCAAATTAGATATGTTACGTTGTCTATCTTGTCAGAACTCGACTCCGCCCTTCCTGCACCGCTCTTGAAATGAAAATATGGGCAACCAAATTAAATTAAGATTTCTGTAACCACATACATTCCAACTTTATCGAACGGAAGTTTACAATCACAAGAAAGATTCGGTAGCCTCGGTGAATACGTTCCAGAGAGACGCCGTGCAGCGGCTACTCTACCAGCTGGATCATGCAGACCATTTTCTATAAGCCGGGTCGTCTAATCCCCAATATTTTGTAACTCTGTGTCTTTGCTGTCCGTTGCAAGATACCTTCCTGGATGAAAGACATTGACTGTATACATAGCCAACACAATCATTAAGCCATCCATAatgtctatttttagacgagATGTAAACACATTGTTCGAGTTGATTAAGAAGGATTAACTCACTGAAATACATTTGTGTACGCATTACGGGACCTTCCCACCCCTCCGAAAGCTCTATCACACGGTAAATGGACCTTATACACAACAAGATCAGTCTTTTACTTCCGAAAGGTTTGTATGTTCACATACCTGACAAGGAAAAACACAGTACTGAGAAGTACTCCATATAATATCAATTTGATATTCGGAGTCATCCTTGATTTTACTTCCGTATTCAAGAGCTTTCGCATCGATTCATCACTTCGTCCTTGAAAAGGCATATTTTTGTAGAAACGTATCAAGAACTCCGCGGCCAGCACAGAGAAACCAATTATCACCACTACGATAAGACCGTATCAATCTTCACTATGAACGCAGTATCAAAATAAGAAAGCTCACCTAGCTGGACAACTATACCCACTAGCATGATACGAGAGCCCTGGGTGATACATCAGAATAATTTTATATCACAGACAAGTGCGTTACATGCTCACTAGATCTATTTGGCTAGGGTTGTCCGTCGCCGAGGCTGCTataccaccacctccaccttgAACCACAAGAGCTAACACGTCCTAAGAAGCAAGAATTAGATATGTCCCTTGGGTTTCAAGGAGTCGGCCACATACACATGTACAAAACACAACTGTATCTTCAAAAAAATGTGAATTTCTAGTAGGAATAACTCAAATTGATATTTACATCTTTTGGGTTGAAGTCGACTAAAAGATGGGCCAAGACGTTTAATGATCTGTCCGAAGATAACAAAGGTGGCTGCAAGCAGTGGAGTCGGAGCAAAGACGAGACAGGTGGCTCTGCAACCAGCGCCAACGGTCAGCAAGTTAACATAGAGAATATAACATACACTGACTGGAGTTTATATGCCGTCATTGACTGTGGAGAGAAAGCCGACCACAAGCGCCCGATCCAACCCGCGAATTCCAGCATGCCACATACTCCAGCGGTATATATCAAATACCATTTTCGATATTTGATTGCTTGGACACAGTGTATAACTGTAAGAGGTACATCAGAACCTCTGGCTCCAAGATGTGCCATTAGTCGCAGTGCGCACCTGTGGAGACCAAGAAGAGCGAAACAAAGATTATGGTGGCTGCCTTGGAGGGTATATAACCATAAAGGGCATCATCTGTTCTAGCATGAGGTTCTATTTCACTGGTGTTAGCATCACAGCAAAATTCCTGCAGGTTTACTACTTACCTGCAGGTTCGGTAGCAGACATGCTGACGAGTAGATGTCTGAAAGGaaatttgatgatgatggcgaAATT from Psilocybe cubensis strain MGC-MH-2018 chromosome 7, whole genome shotgun sequence encodes:
- a CDS encoding hypothetical protein (Uncharacterized protein C17G6.02c), producing the protein MSATEPAEPHARTDDALYGYIPSKAATIIFVSLFLVSTVIHCVQAIKYRKWYLIYTAGVCGMLEFAGWIGRLWSAFSPQSMTAYKLQATCLVFAPTPLLAATFVIFGQIIKRLGPSFSRLQPKRCKYQFELFLLEIHIFLKIQLCFDVLALVVQGGGGGIAASATDNPSQIDLGSRIMLVGIVVQLVVIIGFSVLAAEFLIRFYKNMPFQGRSDESMRKLLNTEVKSRMTPNIKLILYGVLLSTVFFLVRSIYRVIELSEGWEGPVMRTQMYFNIMDGLMIVLAMYTVNVFHPGRYLATDSKDTELQNIGD